The genomic interval tatatgatatattatttttttttttgcgacgaattatttataattatatattttaattttaatttattattatatatttttattgaatttaagttttttttttctaaaagcaaataaataaaatagtccagtccattcttaaaccaaacacaggattactttcagcataatacaatcttgtccagtccagtccaatctttttcaatccaatcaagtccaatcctgcgtaccaaacgggccctatatataataattagataaTAATTAGGTTTTTGTACTTGTTCTAAAACAATTACtttaatttgatagtgcaatactatcaactaaaaTTTTCTCTATACATCTCTAAATCATAAGTAGTACAAAGGCTTTGATACTATTTGTAAAGTATACGTCACTATGGCTACGTGaagtttttttataataaattatcaaaaaaataaaatacaccttgttgatataaatagtacaaatatttgatataaatagtacaaatatttaaactctttagtcaaaaagtaaaaaataaaatggaatgttcaaataaaaaaaaaaatagagttcGTAGTCAAGTTATAACCGTAATTCTTTCATTTTTGATAATTGCTCGCTTAAAAATGATCATTGAATTGTAAACTCTAGGATCTTCCATAATTCATATAAACATATTATGATCTCCaattatattattacttttttttttatttatttattagctTGTAGTACATAGTTGTTCATTAAATTTATGAATTTCTCCATTAACATATTCATATATCTTGAGAAATTTGGACATCGCCttcatttttattaataaagtaaaataaatgtataaaaaatatttatattaaaaaacataaaaattcaaaaaaaaaaatagtgtgataaatgttgtttttcttttcttcaaatcaatgaaataaatgattatttatataagtacaaatataaaaataaaaaatacatacattctcttatatatacattttttctgCAATATATAAAATAGCTTCAGGTATTGTAAAATGTAAATGAGAAGGTTGGagtattttacaaaatttagataaataatgttaaattattggttaattaataatttttcccccgaacttggaaattagacaaaagtccttaaatctaacaatcttaatagttcaggagaaatttttaatagctaaaaaagttcaggggcatgatttggtacatgtcaaagttcaggaagaaaaattactaattagcctaaattaatattgagaaatgctaaagggcactagTGGTGTCTAACATACTCCTATGTGTTAgtatcgctattggtccaactaagtatcgggtcccacatagtttaatataataatttttaaagagtATCGCTAGTCAATCGCAACGTGACATGTCGAGAAGATACTAGGCACAAcgggtgcctaatagcaatgctcattaatattaatgaaaatttttaaCTTTTGAATAGTATCACATGACATGTGTATGCGTGTATTAATTAATACGGTGCCTATTTTCCTTCACAATATTCAATTTTGCGAGTGTGAGTTGTACCACTCATCTCATGCCACGTATAATTACTATGACGTGTCAACATATTATTGGTtggattaattataattaaggaTAATGCATGTTACTAGTTTGTCAATATTAATAATtaggtaattaattaaaaacataacCAATGAAATGCAGCTTATGAATCGTGCTCACACAATACCTAAAAGCAAGGAGAGCCTTAGGCAAAAATTCATACCCATCCATTTTCACAACCtccttttaattataattaattaatctccTCCCATTGCAATCTCTCCCTTTAATTactcttaattattaattattatataaatattatcattattatacaCATATAGATACAATATACAGATGAGGAAGCTATGCCCTAACATTGAGAGGGATGATGGACTTGAAACGGTCCTTGAAGTTCCTATACCTGAAGAAATGTTCAAAAGCATGGGTAACAACTCCAATGTAAGATTTCAAAATAtgttaacatggatgaaagctCAAACTTCCGATAAATGGTCCGCTCCAATCATCGCCGGCCGCCTTAATGAGTTACGTTTCCTTCTCTACCTCGTCGGATCTCCTCTTATTCCTCTTCAGGTCCAATTAGGCCACTCCATTCATCGCCCACTCAAAGATTGTTCAATCGTAAGAACACATTTCTATTTTCGATCTcataattatgtatatatatatatttaattaatttataattacagCAAGCTTCTACGGCGAAGTACATAGTTCAACAATATGTGGCGGCGACGGGTGGGCAGCCGGCGTTGAACTCGGTGAACAGCATGTGCGTGACGGGGGCGGTTAAGATGAGTGCGTCGGAGTTTCAAGAAAGCGATGGGAAAGAGATTGTTGATGTAAAGAAATGGTCAGAAGAATTGGGGGGATTTGTGCTTTGGCAAAAGAATCCTGATATGTGGAGTATTGATATTCTTGTGTCTGGCTGTAAAGTTGTTTGTGGTAGCAATGGCAAGCTTTCATGGCGTCATTCCTCTAATCAACAAACTCCCATCTCTAAAGGCCCTCCTCGCCCCTTGCGCCGATTTCTTCAGGTCATTTTTCTATCATTGCAAAATATTATAGTTTCTTTTATAAATTGGTATTTCATCAAAAGTTAATAATAAACACTAATGAAATGTcacatttttaaaataatatgtttTAATTTAGATAAATAATGTGATAGCTTGAAAAACTTAatgcatatatttttttgttcatATATCATTactcattaataaataaatattgatctCTCTTGTGCTTAAGTGAGTATGTGAGAAGAAAATTAATGAAAGAAAGTGTAAAGAACTTATCCAAACTGTTGGTGTAGAGAATTATTTAACATATTGAGGTTATAAGAACTTATgttcaatttatttatattaaaaaaatattatcaaaaattGAACTCACTttctactattttaaaaaaaataaagtttgttttattatttaacaaaatagatagtttaattattaatttttacaaaacacaaattttaaaatagtattattAACCCAATGCACAATGATAGTACCATTTTTACCATGTATTATG from Cannabis sativa cultivar Pink pepper isolate KNU-18-1 chromosome 4, ASM2916894v1, whole genome shotgun sequence carries:
- the LOC115714434 gene encoding uncharacterized protein LOC115714434, giving the protein MRKLCPNIERDDGLETVLEVPIPEEMFKSMGNNSNVRFQNMLTWMKAQTSDKWSAPIIAGRLNELRFLLYLVGSPLIPLQVQLGHSIHRPLKDCSIQASTAKYIVQQYVAATGGQPALNSVNSMCVTGAVKMSASEFQESDGKEIVDVKKWSEELGGFVLWQKNPDMWSIDILVSGCKVVCGSNGKLSWRHSSNQQTPISKGPPRPLRRFLQGLDPRATTSLFLEATCIGEKIIDEEDCFILKLETSPAIREAQSGPNYEIIHHTIWGYFSQRSGLLIQFEDSRLLRMTNKGDDDVFWETSTESVMRDYRYVDGVNIAHSGKTRVTVIRYGEQSANHKREMEETWKIDEVNFNVWGLTMESFLPPTEYQRRR